A segment of the Commensalibacter oyaizuii genome:
ACTTAATTTATCAAGAAAGAAAAATCATGTTTGTAAAACCAGCACCTGGACGAAAGGTGCGCTGGCCGGGGGCCATGCGCCTTTTGTCAGAGCAGGGCGAAGAAGTACCTCAAGACTTCTACTGGGCACGCCTATTAAATACAGGCGATATCGTCAAGGTTGAAGAGAACACCTTTGAATTAAAAAAATCATTAACAACAGGAATAAAAAAGGAGAGCAAAGATGGTTGATACAATCTCCATTCCTGGATATTCCAGTGATAACCGTGTGCCTGGCTTTTATTTTGCTTTGGATGCATCAAAAGCAAATACAGCCAAAGTAAGGCGTAGAGTATTGTTAATTGGCCAGATGCTGGAAAGTGGGGCGGGGACCCCTGATGTTGCTGTGCAATGTGGAGGGGTAACTTCTGCCCAAGGGTTGTATGGTACAGGTTCTCAAATTGCATTAATGGTCGAGGCTTATCGAAAAATTGATCGTACAGGCGAGTTATG
Coding sequences within it:
- a CDS encoding DUF2635 domain-containing protein, which produces MFVKPAPGRKVRWPGAMRLLSEQGEEVPQDFYWARLLNTGDIVKVEENTFELKKSLTTGIKKESKDG